In a genomic window of Aquila chrysaetos chrysaetos chromosome Z, bAquChr1.4, whole genome shotgun sequence:
- the RMI1 gene encoding recQ-mediated genome instability protein 1: MPTSNIAARVETWLSSRWHVKVPLAWLEACISWIQEENSGSNLSQAQINRQVFEQWLLTDLRDLEYPILPDCILDAPKGELSGFYSIQIDSLVDVSQPAYSQLQKLRGKNTVNEEVTASTQAFQKPWEAKPTRMLMLELTDGIHQIQGMEYQPVPVLHSNLPPGTKITVQGNIAYRLGVLLLKPENVKLLGGEVDTLFQEYSQERVLARLIGEPENLNSVGRAGHDQIVSRPVDELEQPLGPSDEELLASLGENNEFTLNNETSLESGYCSRSNDFRTASGSLTAHSGIVLLRESGSPLPHSDEQVSPPIEYVDGNDFPLEDDFLLEEEVQRELEDAPPVVMNRNIGLITERLPHTSRSSCSLSLNASCEKDDVNERDKPVEATSKKKSSERTVSDGDGNSMSSFSKHKSIHHISSSADLSLENPPEERQNDTGLDESRCKSQHNSDSRLLNDDPVFFSKNVPEADQQKNDSQTFPCRAVEAHLDLDSPPFTYISLLLAKKPETVTVLKVKCFIVTLTGNLTSSNGSWGIKAKISDGSAYLEVDFADDILTSLIGFSVPEMNRLKKDPALHLKLKDGLAKCQKELIDLCCLMTIEFNPLQSKATVLILQDADARHLEQLKKRLNK; encoded by the coding sequence atgcctaCATCTAACATTGCAGCAAGAGTGGAAACTTGGCTTTCATCCAGATGGCATGTTAAAGTTCCTTTGGCATGGCTGGAAGCATGTATTAGTTGGATCCAGGAAGAAAATAGTGGTAGTAACTTAAGCCAAGCTCAGATTAACAGGCAGGTATTTGAGCAATGGCTTCTTACTGATCTAAGAGATTTGGAATATCCCATTTTGCCTGACTGCATCTTAGATGCTCCCAAAGGAGAGTTGTCAGGCTTCTACTCCATACAGATTGATTCACTGGTTGATGTTAGCCAGCCAGCATATTCCCAGTTGCAGAAGCTAAGagggaaaaatactgtaaatgaagAAGTAACAGCGAGTACTCAGGCATTCCAGAAGCCCTGGGAAGCAAAGCCTACTCGAATGCTCATGCTGGAACTAACTGATGGGATACATCAAATTCAGGGGATGGAGTATCAACCAGTGCCAGTCCTCCACAGTAATCTTCCACCGGGAACAAAAATCACTGTACAGGGTAATATTGCATATCGTCTTGGAGTCCTTCTGCTTAAACCAGAAAATGTGAAACTGTTGGGGGGTGAAGTGGATACTCTTTTTCAGGAGTATTCTCAGGAGAGAGTCCTTGCTAGATTAATTGGAGAACCTGAAAACCTTAATTCTGTTGGACGTGCTGGTCATGACCAAATTGTTTCAAGGCCTGTGGATGAATTAGAACAACCTCTAGGCCCTTCAGATGAAGAGCTTTTAGCCAGTCTTggtgaaaataatgaatttacTTTAAACAACGAAACATCTTTAGAAAGCGGATACTGCAGTAGAAGCAACGATTTTCGTACAGCCTCAGGTTCACTGACTGCACACAGTGGAATTGTTTTGCTACGGGAATCTGGAAGTCCTTTGCCTCATTCAGATGAACAAGTTTCACCTCCCATAGAATATGTTGATGGAAATGACTTTCCTTTAGAAGATGActttcttctggaagaagagGTACAAAGAGAGCTGGAAGATGCACCACCAGTGGTCATGAACAGAAACATAGGTTTAATTACTGAGAGACTTCCACATACATCTAGAAGCTCCTGCAGTTTATCTTTAAATGCCAGTTGTGAAAAAGATGATGTGAATGAAAGGGATAAGCCTGTAGAAGCTACCAGCAAGAAAAAGTCTTCTGAAAGAACAGTATCTGATGGAGATGGAAATAGTATGAGTAGCTTTTCAAAGCACAAGAGCATACATCATATCAGCAGTTCTGCAGATTTGTCTTTGGAAAATCCTCCTGAAGAAAGGCAGAATGATACAGGCCTGGATGAGAGCAGGTGTAAATCCCAGCATAATTCGGACAGCAGGCTGTTAAATGATGATcctgtgtttttctcaaaaaacGTTCCAGAAGCAGATCAGCAGAAGAATGATTCACAGACCTTTCCTTGCAGAGCAGTAGAGGCACATTTAGATTTAGATTCTCCACCTTTCACATAtatttcccttctccttgcaaaaaaaccagaaactgtTACGGTCCTTAAAGTTAAGTGTTTTATTGTTACTCTCACTGGAAACCTCACAAGCAGCAATGGGTCCTGGGGTATAAAGGCAAAAATTTCTGACGGTTCAGCTTATCTTGAAGTAGATTTTGCTGATGATATTCTAACAAGTTTGATTGGCTTTTCAGTGCCTGAAATGAATAGACTGAAGAAGGATCCAGCTTTACACCTGAAGCTTAAAGATGGTTTAGCGAAATGTCAAAAAGAACTGATAGATCTCTGTTGTTTGATGACTATAGAGTTTAATCCACTTCAGTCTAAAGCCACTGTATTAATTCTCCAGGATGCTGATGCGAGGCATCTAGAACAATTGAAGAAACGTTTGAATAAATAA
- the HNRNPK gene encoding heterogeneous nuclear ribonucleoprotein K isoform X1, protein METEQQEETFTNTETNDLSTGKRPAEDMEEEQAFKRSRNTDEMVELRILLQSKNAGAVIGKGGKNIKALRTDYNASVSVPDSSGPERILSISADTETIGEILKKIIPTLEEYQHYKGSDFDCELRLLIHQSLAGGIIGVKGAKIKELRENTQTTIKLFQECCPHSTDRVVLIGGKPDRVVECIKIILDLISESPIKGRAQPYDPNFYDETYDYGGFTMMFDDRRGRPVGFPMRGRGGFDRMPPGRGGRPMPPSRRDYDDMSPRRGPPPPPPGRGGRGGSRARNLPLPPPPPPRGGDLMSYDRRGRPGDRYDGMMMQCHVDACDDMQPPELFEGGSGYDYSYTGGRGSYGDLGGPIITTQVTIPKDLAGSIIGKGGQRIKQIRHESGASIKIDEPLEGSEDRIITITGTQDQIQNAQYLLQNSVKQYADVEGF, encoded by the exons atggaGACTGAACAACAGGAAGAGACCTTTACCAACACAGAGACAAATg ACCTCTCTACAGGCAAACGTCCTGCAGAAGATATGGAGGAAGAGCAGGCCTTCAAAAGATCTCGGAACACAGACGAGATGGTTGAATTACGCATCCTGCTTCAGAGCAAA AATGCTGGAGCAGTGATTGGAAAAGGTGGCAAAAATATTAAGGCACTTCGTACAGAC TACAATGCAAGTGTTTCAGTCCCAGACAGCAGTGGCCCCGAGCG CATCCTGAGTATAAGTGCAGATACAGAGACAATTGGAGAAATCTTGAAGAAGATTATCCCTACCTTAGAAGAG TATCAACACTACAAAGGTAGCGACTTTGACTGTGAATTAAGACTTCTAATTCACCAAAGTCTAGCAGGAGGAATTATTGGTGTCAAGGGTGCTAAAATCAAAGAACTCAGAGAG aacACTCAGACCACCATTAAGCTCTTCCAAGAGTGTTGTCCTCATTCCACTGATAGAGTGGTGCTTATTGGTGGAAAACCTGATAGAGTTGTGGAATGTATCAAGATTATCTTGGATCTTATCTCTGAG tctCCAATTAAAGGACGGGCCCAGCCTTATGATCCCAATTTCTATGATGAAACATATGACTATGGTGGCTTCACAATGATGTTTGATGATAGAAGGGGACGTCCAGTAGGCTTTCCAATGCGTGGAAGAGGAGGCTTTGATCGAATGCCTCCTGGTCGTGGTGGACGACCTATGCCTCCATCAAGAAGAGATTATGATGATATGAGCCCTCGCAGAGGACCTCCACCACCTCCGCCAGGTCGTGGTGGCAGAGGTGGCAGCAGAGCTCGtaatcttcctcttcctcctccaccacctcctCGTGGCGG agATCTTATGTCTTATGACCGAAGGGGTAGACCTGGAGACCGTTACGATGGAATG ATGATGCAGTGTCACGTGGATGCCTGTGATGACATGCAGCCACCAGAGTTG tttGAGGGTGGCTCTGGATATG ACTACTCTTACACAGGGGGCCGTGGTTCATATGGAGATCTTGGTGGACCCATCATCACAACACAAGTAACGATTCCCAAAGAT TTGGCAGGATCTATTATTGGAAAGGGAGGCCAGAGAATCAAACAAATACGTCATGAGTCAGGAGCTTCAATCAAAATTGATGAACCTCTAGAAGGCTCAGAAGATCGAATAATAACTATTACGGGAACACAGGACCAGATACAAAATGCTCAGTATTTACTGCAGAACAG tgtgAAGCAGTATGCAGATGTTGAAGGATTCTAa
- the HNRNPK gene encoding heterogeneous nuclear ribonucleoprotein K isoform X3, translating to METEQQEETFTNTETNGKRPAEDMEEEQAFKRSRNTDEMVELRILLQSKNAGAVIGKGGKNIKALRTDYNASVSVPDSSGPERILSISADTETIGEILKKIIPTLEEYQHYKGSDFDCELRLLIHQSLAGGIIGVKGAKIKELRENTQTTIKLFQECCPHSTDRVVLIGGKPDRVVECIKIILDLISESPIKGRAQPYDPNFYDETYDYGGFTMMFDDRRGRPVGFPMRGRGGFDRMPPGRGGRPMPPSRRDYDDMSPRRGPPPPPPGRGGRGGSRARNLPLPPPPPPRGGDLMSYDRRGRPGDRYDGMMMQCHVDACDDMQPPELFEGGSGYDYSYTGGRGSYGDLGGPIITTQVTIPKDLAGSIIGKGGQRIKQIRHESGASIKIDEPLEGSEDRIITITGTQDQIQNAQYLLQNSVKQYADVEGF from the exons atggaGACTGAACAACAGGAAGAGACCTTTACCAACACAGAGACAAATg GCAAACGTCCTGCAGAAGATATGGAGGAAGAGCAGGCCTTCAAAAGATCTCGGAACACAGACGAGATGGTTGAATTACGCATCCTGCTTCAGAGCAAA AATGCTGGAGCAGTGATTGGAAAAGGTGGCAAAAATATTAAGGCACTTCGTACAGAC TACAATGCAAGTGTTTCAGTCCCAGACAGCAGTGGCCCCGAGCG CATCCTGAGTATAAGTGCAGATACAGAGACAATTGGAGAAATCTTGAAGAAGATTATCCCTACCTTAGAAGAG TATCAACACTACAAAGGTAGCGACTTTGACTGTGAATTAAGACTTCTAATTCACCAAAGTCTAGCAGGAGGAATTATTGGTGTCAAGGGTGCTAAAATCAAAGAACTCAGAGAG aacACTCAGACCACCATTAAGCTCTTCCAAGAGTGTTGTCCTCATTCCACTGATAGAGTGGTGCTTATTGGTGGAAAACCTGATAGAGTTGTGGAATGTATCAAGATTATCTTGGATCTTATCTCTGAG tctCCAATTAAAGGACGGGCCCAGCCTTATGATCCCAATTTCTATGATGAAACATATGACTATGGTGGCTTCACAATGATGTTTGATGATAGAAGGGGACGTCCAGTAGGCTTTCCAATGCGTGGAAGAGGAGGCTTTGATCGAATGCCTCCTGGTCGTGGTGGACGACCTATGCCTCCATCAAGAAGAGATTATGATGATATGAGCCCTCGCAGAGGACCTCCACCACCTCCGCCAGGTCGTGGTGGCAGAGGTGGCAGCAGAGCTCGtaatcttcctcttcctcctccaccacctcctCGTGGCGG agATCTTATGTCTTATGACCGAAGGGGTAGACCTGGAGACCGTTACGATGGAATG ATGATGCAGTGTCACGTGGATGCCTGTGATGACATGCAGCCACCAGAGTTG tttGAGGGTGGCTCTGGATATG ACTACTCTTACACAGGGGGCCGTGGTTCATATGGAGATCTTGGTGGACCCATCATCACAACACAAGTAACGATTCCCAAAGAT TTGGCAGGATCTATTATTGGAAAGGGAGGCCAGAGAATCAAACAAATACGTCATGAGTCAGGAGCTTCAATCAAAATTGATGAACCTCTAGAAGGCTCAGAAGATCGAATAATAACTATTACGGGAACACAGGACCAGATACAAAATGCTCAGTATTTACTGCAGAACAG tgtgAAGCAGTATGCAGATGTTGAAGGATTCTAa
- the HNRNPK gene encoding heterogeneous nuclear ribonucleoprotein K isoform X2: METEQQEETFTNTETNDLSTGKRPAEDMEEEQAFKRSRNTDEMVELRILLQSKNAGAVIGKGGKNIKALRTDYNASVSVPDSSGPERILSISADTETIGEILKKIIPTLEEYQHYKGSDFDCELRLLIHQSLAGGIIGVKGAKIKELRENTQTTIKLFQECCPHSTDRVVLIGGKPDRVVECIKIILDLISESPIKGRAQPYDPNFYDETYDYGGFTMMFDDRRGRPVGFPMRGRGGFDRMPPGRGGRPMPPSRRDYDDMSPRRGPPPPPPGRGGRGGSRARNLPLPPPPPPRGGDLMSYDRRGRPGDRYDGMMMQCHVDACDDMQPPELFEGGSGYDYSYTGGRGSYGDLGGPIITTQVTIPKDLAGSIIGKGGQRIKQIRHESGASIKIDEPLEGSEDRIITITGTQDQIQNAQYLLQNSVKQYSGKFF, from the exons atggaGACTGAACAACAGGAAGAGACCTTTACCAACACAGAGACAAATg ACCTCTCTACAGGCAAACGTCCTGCAGAAGATATGGAGGAAGAGCAGGCCTTCAAAAGATCTCGGAACACAGACGAGATGGTTGAATTACGCATCCTGCTTCAGAGCAAA AATGCTGGAGCAGTGATTGGAAAAGGTGGCAAAAATATTAAGGCACTTCGTACAGAC TACAATGCAAGTGTTTCAGTCCCAGACAGCAGTGGCCCCGAGCG CATCCTGAGTATAAGTGCAGATACAGAGACAATTGGAGAAATCTTGAAGAAGATTATCCCTACCTTAGAAGAG TATCAACACTACAAAGGTAGCGACTTTGACTGTGAATTAAGACTTCTAATTCACCAAAGTCTAGCAGGAGGAATTATTGGTGTCAAGGGTGCTAAAATCAAAGAACTCAGAGAG aacACTCAGACCACCATTAAGCTCTTCCAAGAGTGTTGTCCTCATTCCACTGATAGAGTGGTGCTTATTGGTGGAAAACCTGATAGAGTTGTGGAATGTATCAAGATTATCTTGGATCTTATCTCTGAG tctCCAATTAAAGGACGGGCCCAGCCTTATGATCCCAATTTCTATGATGAAACATATGACTATGGTGGCTTCACAATGATGTTTGATGATAGAAGGGGACGTCCAGTAGGCTTTCCAATGCGTGGAAGAGGAGGCTTTGATCGAATGCCTCCTGGTCGTGGTGGACGACCTATGCCTCCATCAAGAAGAGATTATGATGATATGAGCCCTCGCAGAGGACCTCCACCACCTCCGCCAGGTCGTGGTGGCAGAGGTGGCAGCAGAGCTCGtaatcttcctcttcctcctccaccacctcctCGTGGCGG agATCTTATGTCTTATGACCGAAGGGGTAGACCTGGAGACCGTTACGATGGAATG ATGATGCAGTGTCACGTGGATGCCTGTGATGACATGCAGCCACCAGAGTTG tttGAGGGTGGCTCTGGATATG ACTACTCTTACACAGGGGGCCGTGGTTCATATGGAGATCTTGGTGGACCCATCATCACAACACAAGTAACGATTCCCAAAGAT TTGGCAGGATCTATTATTGGAAAGGGAGGCCAGAGAATCAAACAAATACGTCATGAGTCAGGAGCTTCAATCAAAATTGATGAACCTCTAGAAGGCTCAGAAGATCGAATAATAACTATTACGGGAACACAGGACCAGATACAAAATGCTCAGTATTTACTGCAGAACAG tgTGAAGCAGTATTCTGGAAAGTTTTTCTAA
- the HNRNPK gene encoding heterogeneous nuclear ribonucleoprotein K isoform X4: protein METEQQEETFTNTETNGKRPAEDMEEEQAFKRSRNTDEMVELRILLQSKNAGAVIGKGGKNIKALRTDYNASVSVPDSSGPERILSISADTETIGEILKKIIPTLEEYQHYKGSDFDCELRLLIHQSLAGGIIGVKGAKIKELRENTQTTIKLFQECCPHSTDRVVLIGGKPDRVVECIKIILDLISESPIKGRAQPYDPNFYDETYDYGGFTMMFDDRRGRPVGFPMRGRGGFDRMPPGRGGRPMPPSRRDYDDMSPRRGPPPPPPGRGGRGGSRARNLPLPPPPPPRGGDLMSYDRRGRPGDRYDGMMMQCHVDACDDMQPPELFEGGSGYDYSYTGGRGSYGDLGGPIITTQVTIPKDLAGSIIGKGGQRIKQIRHESGASIKIDEPLEGSEDRIITITGTQDQIQNAQYLLQNSVKQYSGKFF from the exons atggaGACTGAACAACAGGAAGAGACCTTTACCAACACAGAGACAAATg GCAAACGTCCTGCAGAAGATATGGAGGAAGAGCAGGCCTTCAAAAGATCTCGGAACACAGACGAGATGGTTGAATTACGCATCCTGCTTCAGAGCAAA AATGCTGGAGCAGTGATTGGAAAAGGTGGCAAAAATATTAAGGCACTTCGTACAGAC TACAATGCAAGTGTTTCAGTCCCAGACAGCAGTGGCCCCGAGCG CATCCTGAGTATAAGTGCAGATACAGAGACAATTGGAGAAATCTTGAAGAAGATTATCCCTACCTTAGAAGAG TATCAACACTACAAAGGTAGCGACTTTGACTGTGAATTAAGACTTCTAATTCACCAAAGTCTAGCAGGAGGAATTATTGGTGTCAAGGGTGCTAAAATCAAAGAACTCAGAGAG aacACTCAGACCACCATTAAGCTCTTCCAAGAGTGTTGTCCTCATTCCACTGATAGAGTGGTGCTTATTGGTGGAAAACCTGATAGAGTTGTGGAATGTATCAAGATTATCTTGGATCTTATCTCTGAG tctCCAATTAAAGGACGGGCCCAGCCTTATGATCCCAATTTCTATGATGAAACATATGACTATGGTGGCTTCACAATGATGTTTGATGATAGAAGGGGACGTCCAGTAGGCTTTCCAATGCGTGGAAGAGGAGGCTTTGATCGAATGCCTCCTGGTCGTGGTGGACGACCTATGCCTCCATCAAGAAGAGATTATGATGATATGAGCCCTCGCAGAGGACCTCCACCACCTCCGCCAGGTCGTGGTGGCAGAGGTGGCAGCAGAGCTCGtaatcttcctcttcctcctccaccacctcctCGTGGCGG agATCTTATGTCTTATGACCGAAGGGGTAGACCTGGAGACCGTTACGATGGAATG ATGATGCAGTGTCACGTGGATGCCTGTGATGACATGCAGCCACCAGAGTTG tttGAGGGTGGCTCTGGATATG ACTACTCTTACACAGGGGGCCGTGGTTCATATGGAGATCTTGGTGGACCCATCATCACAACACAAGTAACGATTCCCAAAGAT TTGGCAGGATCTATTATTGGAAAGGGAGGCCAGAGAATCAAACAAATACGTCATGAGTCAGGAGCTTCAATCAAAATTGATGAACCTCTAGAAGGCTCAGAAGATCGAATAATAACTATTACGGGAACACAGGACCAGATACAAAATGCTCAGTATTTACTGCAGAACAG tgTGAAGCAGTATTCTGGAAAGTTTTTCTAA
- the CZH9orf64 gene encoding LOW QUALITY PROTEIN: queuosine salvage protein (The sequence of the model RefSeq protein was modified relative to this genomic sequence to represent the inferred CDS: substituted 1 base at 1 genomic stop codon): MEVFPSPLESAKFIADNSKDVSVDEEGARRVAESLFDKVSAADFGLAGWKSLHELNPQAASEEAVDWVFLVDTLNFSFWSEQEEQKYLVKYKGKTHSGYWSLCAAVNRALDDGIPITRALYYATMTLDQVKHVFRSDTEVPMPLIEERHRLLNESGTVLLERFGGSFLTCVKMSKKSAXKLLYLVVEIFPSYRDEEIFEKKKVSFYKRAQILVADTWSVLEGKGDGSFDDISSLTIFADYRIPQVLVHLKAMKYSEELMKKLREGTVFHSGDKEEVEIRGCSIWCCALICKHLLELYDKKGQDMREKINAVLLDYYLWDYARDHREEMKDIPFHRVRCIYY, from the exons ATGGAGGTGTTCCCGTCCCCGCTGGAGTCCGCCAAGTTTATAGCCGACAACAGCAAAGACGTCTCCGTGGATGAGGAGGGGGCGCGGCGCGTGGCCGAGAGTTTGTTCGACAAAGTCTCGGCGGCGGATTTCGGGCTGGCGGGGTGGAAGAGCCTCCACGAGCTGAACCCCCAGGCCGCCAGCGAGGAGGCGGTGGACTGGGTGTTCCTGGTGGACACCCTCAACTTCTCCTTCTGGTCCgagcaggaggagcagaagtACCTGGTGAAGTACAAGGGTAAAACGCACAGCGGCTACTGGTCCCTCTGCGCCGCCGTCAACAGGGCCCTTGACGACG gaaTACCTATTACCAGAGCATTGTATTATGCCACTATGACACTTGACCAAGTTAAGCACGTATTTCGCTCTGACACAGAAGTCCCTATGCCTTTGATTGAAGAAAGACACCGGCTGCTGAATGAAAGCGGAACAGTTCTGTTGGAGAGGTTTGGAGGCTCTTTCCTCACCTGTGTTAAAATGAGTAAGAAAAGTGCTTAGAAACTACTATATTTAGTAGTggaaatttttccttcttacagagatgaagaaatatttgag aagaaaaaggtgtcTTTCTACAAACGGGCACAAATACTTGTGGCTGATACGTGGAGTGTATTGGAAGGCAAAGGAGATGGCTCTTTTGATGACATTTCTAGTCTGACTATATTTGCTGACTACAGAATTCCTCAAGTTCTTGTTCACTTAAAAGCAATGAAGTATTCTGAAGAACTAATGAAGAAACTACGTGAAG GAACGGTTTTCCACTCTGGAGATAAAGAGGAGGTGGAGATCCGTGGCTGTTCCATTTGGTGTTGTGCATTGATTTGTAAGCACCTGCTGGAGCTCTACGACAAGAAGGGTCAGGACATGCGTGAAAAGATCAATGCGGTTTTACTCGATTACTATCTCTGGGACTATGCCAGGGATCAtagggaagaaatgaaagatattCCGTTTCACCGAGTACGGTGTATATATTACTAA